A single Cyclopterus lumpus isolate fCycLum1 chromosome 3, fCycLum1.pri, whole genome shotgun sequence DNA region contains:
- the LOC117728851 gene encoding circadian-associated transcriptional repressor-like, whose amino-acid sequence MSTSDSDDSIDWLASDEDEDPKSSSPHRAEESPLPPSSSSSSSSPSSSLSSSRESPTSCFHSQRKKKKKRRRRSDSLDGGRRGVDADSPAASPSSPVAPLQGFTSPSERLSAASKRRSSGKRRGGEETAPDAEEELFSQKSGDLQLYLQPLSSILRALRSGRYSDRLSSFQESVAVDRIQRIMGVLENPLTSGRFLGTILKIEAMLQSWFPHIGPDRGAKKQKRHGGASSSPPPSSGRLHPSPVRTLKTPEPTQDSAVSSSTDPGPPPPGRRLGFKLRSPCLERLLQAKGSVVAPRTELTRGPIRARPALTEETTRP is encoded by the exons ATGTCGACCTCAGACTCCGATGACTCCATCGACTGGCTCGCCAGCGACGAAGACGAAGACCCAAAGAGCTCAAGTCCTCATCGCGCGGAGGAGTCGCCTCTtccaccttcatcatcatcatcatcatcatcaccatcatcatccttaTCCTCCTCAAGGGAATCTCCTACAAGCTGCTTCCACtcccagaggaagaagaagaagaagaggaggaggaggagcgactCCTTAGATGGAGGCCGCCGTGGGGTCGATGCCGACTCTCCCGCCGCCTCGCCGTCCTCGCCGGTCGCTCCGCTTCAGGGATTCACTTCGCCGAGCGAGCGTCTCTCCGCGGCGTCGAAGCGCCGGTCGAGCGGGAAGAGACGAGGCGGAGAAGAGACGGCGCCGGACGCCGAAGAGGAACTCTTCTCCCAGAAG AGCGGTGACCTGCAGCTCTACCTCCAGCCTCTGTCGTCCATCCTGAGGGCCCTGAGGTCTGGAAGGTACTCTGACC GTCTCAGCAGTTTCCAGGAGAGCGTTGCAGTGGACCGGATCCAGAGAATAATGGGGGTCCTTGAGAACCCCCTCACGAG cGGACGCTTCCTCGGCACCATCCTGAAAATAGAAGCGATGCTTCAGAGCTGGTTCCCTCACATCGGACCCGACCGCGGCGCTAAGAAGCAAAAG cgTCATGGCggtgcctcctcctctccgcctccATCCTCCGGGCGGCTCCACCCGTCGCCCGTCCGCACCCTGAAGACCCCCGAACCGACCCAGGACAGCGCCGTCTCCTCCAGCACCGACCCggggccgccgccgccgggcCGCCGCCTCGGCTTCAAGCTCCGCTCGCCGTGTCTGGAGCGACTCCTCCAGGCGAAGGGGAGCGTCGTGGCTCCCCGGACTGAGCTGACCCGGGGTCCGATCCGAGCGAGACCGGCTCTCACGGAAGAAACTACaaggccttaa